The nucleotide sequence CAATCTCTTCCACATCGAACACACATAAAGCAAAGTGAGAACtgtatctgtgtttttattacaataGACACTGAAAGATTTACAGTACAGTTTAGTGGCAAAATGGAAGATGCAGTGAGTCAGTCCATGGCAAAATGTAAAAGATATTTCCTGCTAAGATGATTCTCCTTTGGTTGGTCTTTGATTGCTCAGGTTTACTGTAATGTGCAGCTTATGCTGTTTAAAACACAAGAGTAATAGCACCAACAAAGACGTGTCCCTGTGTTGTTACAGGATGCAGCACGGACAAAAATTGATTCAACTATTTTGTCAAATACACAACTACATATATCAACTCATCACTACAGATAATACAGTGCTGTATAACACGATTAAGGCTGAggggatttattttaaactatCGTTAAAGATTAAGTTTGTACGtacaaaaatgctgtttcagTAAAATTAGGATAAAGGTTAATTTACAACAATCGACTTTCTACctcaatgatttttaaaaaactagttctggttcaggttattttctgtttgtttggttttttgatACCATATTTCCTACTTTTGcccatgaattaaaaaaaatgattgattgaaatgttttgatttttaaattgatttttaaaaaataaaggaaaagaaaaaaaccttgcaCTTACTTTCAATTTAACCTTTATTAACTaaggacttttttatttttattttttatttagccAGGAATCGCCCACTGAGgttaaaaattgattttccaAGGGAGACCTGGCCAACACAGTGCATTCACTATCAAAGTTACtgtcaaagaaacaacataACATACAGCTACAGATACATACACACAATAAAACTACAACGTTCACACAAATCATGTTCAAAACCATGTTAAAATTGCTCTAGTTTAAAATCTTTGGCAGCGATGACAGCCTCTTCTGTTGCACGATATCACAAGCTCAGAACGCCTGGATTTGAGGATCATTCTGCcattcttctctgcagataCAGAAAAAACCATCAGCAGTGGGACAGTGTTAGAGTCTACATACACGTGACAATGCAATGTttgctattttctttttttcttgaccactatGTGTCTTTTGGGGCCcccagggagggtgctggagcctctcccagctaTATATGGGTGACGGCAGGGTTCACCCCTAAATGAGTCTGCAGCTCACTGCAAGGCCCTGTGTGagcatgtctttcttttctttagatagaattgtatgttttttttaaatggatataTCGATAGACAGATAACTAGATGAATAGAGAGATAGATGGATATATTTCACCACAATTCCCAAAAGAGGCAACGCTTGTACTTTTGACCTGACAGCAACTGGACGCACTGTTTGCGCAGGCTGATTACACATATTTCTCAGGTGAAAGAAAACTAACTGCCTagacattatttattttgtgcaaaCCCTTGGATCGGGTTCAGCTGTGTTCAAACAAGATCGGCGGCCCTTTAACTGCTCACATTTGTGCTCAGCAACTGTAGGAACGTTATATATGAGGTTATACATGCTTCGTTGGTGTTATTTGGCGGGCATTAAAAGACCACCAGCTACTAAACCCAGACAGCAAGTTAACACGCTAGCTAGTTGAGGACATTATTCTGTTAGTGTGCAGACAGACTAACAGACAGATAGAAACCTGCACCCACTCAAATTTTACATGCTGCCAATAATGAGCAGACTTTAAACGCAGGGACGTCACAGGTCTGATgtcactgacagagagagagagagactggggcAGGGCTCTAAAGACTATTTAATGGACTCCGCAGCTCatctctgtcagtcagtcagccatgGCTCTGCCGGGGGGTCGTACTTGCGCGTGGACGCTGCTCCTTTGCCTCAACTGGGTCTTCTTCGATGGCGTGGCCGCCGGACCGTGAGTttccctgctccaggtttcttacGCCCATCAGATTTGGTGCTCGGTCGGTGAGATAACCTTCACGCTTGTAtgtttctgtggctgcagacagttCATGGTGACCATTCCTGGCGTCATCGAAGTTGGATCGACGAGCAGGCTGTGCGCCAGTCTCTTGCAGCCCAACGAGTCTTTGGCCATGACCGCCATTCTCACCTACAACGACAACAAAATGGTCATCTTTGAGAGAGTTTCAGACAAACAATTCCACCAATGCACAAACTTCCAGGTCCTCAACGTCCAGCTTGCATGATTGGTTCTCTGGTCATCGTCAGTTCTGatgtttccatgtttcttcCACAGGCTCCGGAGATGTCGAAATCTAAGGTCCACAATCTCATCGTCACTGTACGCGGAGCGCAGTTTTCCTTGACGGAATCACGAAAAATCATGATCAAATACTACCCATTGAAGTCCTTCGTCCAAACAGACAAGCCCATCTACCTGCCTGGTCAAACAGGTAACCTGACCGGTCGGTCGGCTGTGTGAAAGAATCCGCTTAATCACGTTTTTTTCGCCTCTAAGTTCATTTCAGAGTCGTCACGCTGGACACCAAGCTGAGACCTGCAAAAGGGCTGGTGAGTTCCCCGGGggtgtttctgaaccagtacaCACGTGGGTTAGGTAATGATGTGTGGAAACCATGCAaaagtccagctgcaggagcgaAATCGGGCAAACCAAACAAAGCGTAGGTTGtgtcctttgacctctgatacCAGTTTGATCCATGTGTGCAAACAGCTGGCACAGATGAAGGGTCAAAGTATCCTGTCATAGTTGTGATTATTAGGAAAATTTCACATttatctctatttttctctcctccagtaCGACGTCATCGAACTTCTGGTAAGGAAAACAGAAATTTTCACACTAATTGTTCTGCATCCCCGTAAATTCTGGAAGTAGATTCCAGATTCCTGCAATTTTTTCCCTCGTTGATTTCACTCAGGACCCTCAACAAAACCGGATCGGGCAGTGGCTGAACGCCACGTCTAACGGGGCAATACTGCAGCTGTCCTATTCCCTCAACTCTGAGGTCCGCGAGGGATGGTATACCATTTCAGTTTGGATGAAGAGAAACCAAGTAAACAAGAGATTTAAGGTGGAAAAATATGGTAAGTTGCAGAGCTTTTCATTTGgcaccacccccctcccccacccataAACCAAAACTCATCTGTCCCTCAGTCCTCCCAAAATTTAAGGTGAGCCTCCAAGCGCCCAACGAGGTAAGCGTTGGAAAAGAGGAACTGGAAATGGACGTCTGTGCAAAGTAAGTTCTTGTATCCACTTTGTGTTTTTAGCCATTACCAGCCACTCTCCTACCCTCTGAATCTTTGATCCAAACAGATACACGTATGGACAACCTGTGCCGGGGATGGTGAACATCGAGATTTGCCGGAGACCGAGGAGCTATTTGACCGATCAGATCCCAGTCCTGTGTTTCAAAGAGGCGAAACAGGTGTAGTGTTATTAACTCTGGTTCTGAGCCATCGAAAAATGTAACACCTCCGCCGAAAGATGAGCGGAAGTGGTCACAGCAGAGGAGTGAAATCAAGATTCAGAGAtcaattcagtttaaaaaaaaaccacacaaacattttATGGCGTCACTAGGCGGCGACAAACCGCACGCACGCTGGACTTTTAAGaactaaaatgcattttcatcaaTTTTAGCTTCATAAAATCATCAGCAAAAAGGCTTCAGCGTGATCAATAATCAGAAATCTGTCGGGAAACTTTCAGCAACTCTccaattttgttttttgctatCCAGACGGACAAGACCGGCTGTGCCAAATTCAACCCCAAAATGTCGGTTTTCACCAAAATAGAAGCTAAGGCGTTTCACCCTTCCCTCCACATCACAGccagcgtggaggaggaggggacaggcAAGTTTTGCCAGTCTTACTGCTCGTTCAGGATGTTGTGTTGCTGTAACTCGGCTGCTTTTCCTCACAGGAACTTCACTTCCAGCGGAGAAAGTTGTGGAGCTCTCTTACATAATTGGGAAGTTGATCTTTGTTGAAACACCCAAGATTTACAATGAGGAATCCACTTTGGAGGGGAAGGTGGGCGTAAGAGATGGTTTTCAAGGCCGTCAGAGTCTAGAAGCTTTGGTGATTTTATGGGATGCCCCTTTTCTCATTTCCGGCAGATTAAAGCGGTTCACCACAACGATACGCCCGTCCCTAACATGGAGATCCAGTTACTGAATGCTAAAGGCTGGCAGGACTGGGTGCTACTGAACCTCACCACAGATGCCGAGGGAATTGCCACTTTCTCATTAAACACAACACTGTTCAATGGAGAGGACATCAGACTCAAGGTAGGTGACTGAATGGGGCCAATCACACATCACCGGGCCCCAGTGACGTCACACAAGGGGCCACTGGGAGTCGGGTTTATGTTAAGTTGCTGGTCATAACGCCAGAAATGAAATCAGTAACAGAGGACATCAATATAACGTTTAAGAATAGAATCAtttataaaaacatgaaacatattTGACAAACTCTAAAAGCACCTTCCGTCCAATCAGGCCTCAGAAGTACGACAAGACCGTAACTTCCTGGAACCATTCTTTGACAGCGCCCACCACACAGTGTCCGTGTTCCAGCCGCCTTTGCCTTTTTCCAAATCTGTCAGCTCCTTGGTCGTGAACAAAAAGGAGGAAGCTCTTTCGTGtgatggagaggagaccatCTCCATCAGATACAACTTCGTGGGAGAAACTGCAGGAAATGTGGATGTGATATATTTGGTGAGCAGCGACTGGGGCGCTTTAGAAACATTTACccagaattcaaagaaaaatgccCCTCAACACAAGTGCTAACTGTAATGCTAACACtgtacaaaaggtcaaattcctCAGATTATCGCGATCAACTGTGTTGTGACAAATTCTCCCAGATTATGTCAAGAGGAATGATCATCACTCAGGGACTTCAAATGGTGGAGATTCTGAAAGATCCCGGTAGGCCACCCCAGTTTTTCATAGCGTCTTTTGGAAGTCTGAGTGCTTTGCTTTTCCGACATCAATGTTCCGTTTCTCTTTCAGTGACGGAGGGCAGCATATCCTTCagtgtgaaaatgtctccaGAGTTTTCACCGGCCCTGCAGGTCATGGCGTACGTCATCCTCCCGAGCGAGAACGTGATTGCCCACAAGGCCGATTTCACCGTGACCAAATGCTTCCTTAACAAGGTCAGTGGCCGTACGAGCCCAAGCTAACACACTGTCATACGAAATGGCTGCTGTTTGGATTAAAAAAGTTCCAGGAGGGCCGAGGAGGTGGATTCCAGGTTATTCAGTCCTTGTGATCTGTAACCTCTTAGCCAGATGGAGCCAAATCTCACACGCTggacttttaatttaaattgtcGCCTCATTACTTGTGTTAGAAACAGTGTGTTCCTTTAAACTTCTACTCTGTGTGTTAGGTGTCTGTGGAGTTTTCCCCGACCTCCGCTGTCCCGGGAGAGGAAGTCAACATGAAGGTGAAGGCTCTTCCAAACTCTCTGTGTGGCGTGAGCGCCATTGACCAGAGCGTCCTCATCCTAGAGCCCGGGGAGACCATGACCGCTGACAAGGTAAATGCCAGGACCAAATTTAATCAGGACACATTTGTTAAGGTTCTTGGAGAAGCCCAGTCCGACCAGCTAGAAGGTGGTTCTTCATAGGGatatttgttctgttgtgtgAAGATGCTTTAGCCAGGGTTCAtctccagcttcagcttccattttcattttcagatattTAACTTGCTGCCTGTGAGTACAGTTTCTGGTATCCCATATGAAATTGAGGACTCTGAACCGTGTTTACACGTGAGGCAAAAAAGATATATATTGCCCGTTCCACCTCCTGGTGAGGCAAATGACGCTCATTCAGTTTTTCAGGTAAATGCTGTCTCGTTCTTTCAACACTATGTGGTATATTCACTAAAAAGCAAACTCTAACTCATCGTGACTTCCTTTTGCCTGTGCTTACCAGAGTTTAGGTCTGAAGGTTGCCACAAACTTGCTAATCAAGATGCCATCATGTGTGAAATTCAAAGGGTTGGAGTACCATCGTGGCTTGATGTGTGAGCTGTTATTTCCCCCTCTTGTAAAACGAATGATGCGAAAGTTGTACATTACTGAAATTTTGGCAATGACTCTTgttgtggtgtttcttcagTATACCGCTTTTCAGCACCACGTGTCATGGCCATGGCGGAAACCGGTATGGCTGCGGCACCAGGAAGAGGCATAATCAAAACCGTCCGCACTTTCTTCCCAGAAACCTGGGTGTGGAAACTGGCTGAAGTCGGGTGAGGTTCTGATCTACTCAGCTTCCATAAAAATGTCCCCAAAACACCGCCTTCTAGTGGCTAGCCATATTGACGCTAATGCTGTAATTCCTATCATGTCCACTAGGGGCTCGGTGAGATGTAACTGAATTCTCTGACACCTGAGCAAAGTATAATCTGATTAAGCCACCATGGAAAACTCCTTTTGCGTGATTGAAGATTAGCTGAATctgtgtgttgcctctttgcTACCTCCAGAGACTCTGCACAGACGGATTTGCCCCTCACTGTCCcagacaccatcaccacctggaAGACGGAGGCGTTCTGCTTGTCCCCTCAGGGTTTCGGCCTAGCTCCCCAGAACGAGATCACTGTGTTCCAGCCCTTCTTCCTGGAGCTCAGCCTGCCGTACTCCATCATCCGCGGCGAGCAGTTTGAACTGAAGGCAACCGTCTTCAACTACCAGTCCACTTGCATGATGGTGCGCGATGCCTCGCTCATCTTCTCTGGATTGtagttgtgtttttatattttttttgtaaatattttgagCCGTGTCTTCAACAGGTCAGCGTGAAAGCAACCCCATCAGATGAATATACCCTCACACCTCTGTCCGGAAACGagtacacttcctgtctgtgtggcaGCGAACGCAAAACCCTGAGCTGGACCATGGTGCCCTCAGTGTTGGGTAAGGCCATCGAAAAACGTTAGACTGATCTATATGACAATGTTAAAATGATCCACATCAACAGCTCTCAGACAGTTGAATTTCTCATAAAACTATTGTGTTTCGTCACCTTTACAGGCGTTGTGAACGTAACTGTGAGCGCCGAGGCCATAGCATCACACGCGTCATGTGACAACGAGATCGTGAGCGTGCCGGAGAGAGGTCGCATCGACACGGTCACGCGGTCGCTCGTCGTGAAGGTAAAACCCCATCAGCTGACAGCATGTGCAAAACGTTGTCATGGCGATGAGAAGGTAAtgccttgtttttttatttcaatttcaggCCGAAGGGACggagatgaaaaaaataaataactggctgctgtgtccaaacGGTCAGTCCAGTTCACATCCGGGTTTCACTAAAAATGGACATTGCGTCCtatctgccccctgctggtagcctGTGGTATCAGAAAAGTTCCCTTCTCCCTCCACTGTTCTATCCATAGAGCACTAGAAGGCCATCAGAACCATTGCTCTATGCTAAATATTTCTATCTCTGCCTTTGAAACGggatttcatgtgtgtgttttatttccagatGAGGTGCTGAAAGAGGAAGTCGAACTAGAACTTCCTGATAATGCGATCGATGGATCAGCCCGAGCTTTAGTATCTGTGCTGGGTAATCAGATTACTTCATTCAAATGGGTTTTATCACGTCGTTAGACGGACGGGTTCATTTTGATCAATGCGCTCGCCGTACTTCAACCCGGCTGTCCTGCAGGCGACATCATGGGCCGGGCTCTGCAGAACCTGGATGGACTGTTGAAGATGCCGTACGGATGCGGGGAGCAGAACATGGCGCTCCTGGCCCCCAACATCTATATCCTACAGTACCTGAGAAGCACAGAACAGCTGACAGATGACATCTTAAAGAAGGCCATCCACTTCCTGACCAGCGGTGAGGAGCTGGATCAAGGAGGATGAATATGTCTGTCATCCTAATCTGAATGTGCGCTTAATTTATCCAGGATATCAGAGGCAGCTGAACTACAAACACCTGGATGGATCTTACAGCGCATTTGGAATCGGAGACGGGAACACCTGGTGAGAAGAAACGTTAGTCAGGCTGCTCAGGTCGCTACGTCTAGATTCCTGAGCTGATGATAATCTGTTCGCAGGCTGACCGCTTTCGTGGTGAGATCTTTTGAAAAAGCGAAGGCATTCATCTACATCGACCCGACAAAGATGGACGAGTCCAAGAACTGGCTGCTGGGCCGACAGAAAGAAGACGGCTGTTTTGCGCAATCTGGAAAACTCTTCAACAACAGGATGAAGGTGATCTAATGGGCCGCCCCGAGATTCCAACCCTGGATGTGGGCGATGCTGATGGTTTGACTggtgcttcctctcctcagggtgGAGTTTCTGATGAAGTGACGCTCAGCGCTTACATCACGGCCGCCTTACTGGAGATGAACATGTCGGCTACTGTAAGTACTCGACGGTGCTAAAGTCGACAGAAGCTAAAGAGCTGGACCGGTCCAGGAAtagaagaaaacacagacagattttTATATAACTTAGATCGATAATGGTcgcagaaataaaaaaacaaacaaacattttcacGGTATATTTTGCAGGATCTTCCAGTCCACAGGAGCATGATGTGCCTCAAAGAATCCACCAACAACCTGAACAACACCTACACGACAGCTCTCATGGCCTACGTCTTCTCTCTGGCTGGAGACTTGAAGACTCgtgatttcctcctgcagcacttGGATTCGGTTTCCTCCCAGGAAGGTGAGTCAGAAGCTCTGAAGGGCACCATTGCAGTCTGGTCCTGTTGACCCATTTGAACCTGTCACCTGCGTAGGGGGCTTAATCCACTGGTCCCAGAGCACAGATGAGGGGTATGGCTCTCTGTCAGTGGAGATCGGCTCCTACGTTCTGCTCGCCAAACTCAGTGGTTCTCCTACTACCGAAGACCTGGGCTACGCCAGCCGCATCGTCAGATGGCTCTCCATGCAGCAGAACTACTATGGAGGCTTCTCCTCTACACAGGTATGAGCAGAGGAGATGGGGATCTTCCTGGGACGTAGAAAATCACATCCATAGAGGATAACTGGGCTGTCGTTGTTGTAGGACACGGTGGtcgctcttcaggctctggccCTTTACTCCTCTCTGGTGTACAGCACAAAGGGTTCAAGTACGGTCAAGGTCAATAGCCCCAGTGGTCAACTGGTATTTGATGTGAACCAGAACAACAAACTGGTCTACCacgagaagctgctgaaggacctGGGAGGAAAAGTCAACCTGGAAGTGGAGGGCTCAATGTGTGCTTCAATACAGGTACTGGTCCACAAAATGAGTACCCAGAGCTTGTAGTACCCAGTCGATGTTTAGAATCACAGAACTGGATCATACCTGCTCGACTCAGTGGACCTGCCACATAACATCCGGCCTAACATCTTCCCAGATTTCTCTTCACTACAACATTCCAACTCCTACCACCGTTGACATTTTCTTCGTGGAGGCAAAACCAGAGTGTCAGACTCAGAAAAACAGAGTCACGCTGAAGCTTTCGTCCCTGTGAGTAAAGGTCAGCTACCGCTTCAAACGAGACTACAACAATGCCACTAGAGCATAGCGTTTGTGGATGTGTTACAGATACAGGGGCAAGCAACAGACCACAAACATGGTCATCCTGGAGGTTACAATGCTGTCTGGATTTGTTCCCGACCCCGAGTCTGTGGCGAATGTGAGTAAAGTACACGCTGCTCAAGAGGATTTAATACTTCAGTAAAACTGTCTGAGGGTAAAGAACTTTATTCTCCATCAAGCTGACATTCTTATATTGACCCCATGCAGCTCCGTCAAGCCCTCTTGGTGGGTCGCGTTGAAGAGAACGAGGGCCGAGTTCTGATCTACATCACTGAGGTCAGGAAGATCTGCTGTGACGGTTGATCTCCAGGTTAGATCATGTGATGACCTCAGTCTTGTCTCCAACAGCTGCCGAAGGACATCCCGATCCACCACACTTTAACCCTGATCCAGGAGGTCCCAGTGCAGAACCTGAAACCAGCTTTGGTCAAGATCTACGACTACTACCAGCCCAGTAAGACCTTTTCTGCTCCGTCGGACATGACACATGAGTTTAGGTTTAAATTTGAacttagaattatttttttatgttaatctAATTCTTCTGT is from Takifugu rubripes chromosome 11, fTakRub1.2, whole genome shotgun sequence and encodes:
- the LOC101069648 gene encoding alpha-2-macroglobulin-like isoform X2, whose product is MALPGGRTCAWTLLLCLNWVFFDGVAAGPQFMVTIPGVIEVGSTSRLCASLLQPNESLAMTAILTYNDNKMVIFERVSDKQFHQCTNFQAPEMSKSKVHNLIVTVRGAQFSLTESRKIMIKYYPLKSFVQTDKPIYLPGQTVHFRVVTLDTKLRPAKGLYDVIELLDPQQNRIGQWLNATSNGAILQLSYSLNSEVREGWYTISVWMKRNQVNKRFKVEKYVLPKFKVSLQAPNEVSVGKEELEMDVCAKYTYGQPVPGMVNIEICRRPRSYLTDQIPVLCFKEAKQTDKTGCAKFNPKMSVFTKIEAKAFHPSLHITASVEEEGTGTSLPAEKVVELSYIIGKLIFVETPKIYNEESTLEGKIKAVHHNDTPVPNMEIQLLNAKGWQDWVLLNLTTDAEGIATFSLNTTLFNGEDIRLKASEVRQDRNFLEPFFDSAHHTVSVFQPPLPFSKSVSSLVVNKKEEALSCDGEETISIRYNFVGETAGNVDVIYLIMSRGMIITQGLQMVEILKDPVTEGSISFSVKMSPEFSPALQVMAYVILPSENVIAHKADFTVTKCFLNKVSVEFSPTSAVPGEEVNMKVKALPNSLCGVSAIDQSVLILEPGETMTADKIFNLLPVSTVSGIPYEIEDSEPCLHVRQKRYILPVPPPGEANDAHSVFQSLGLKVATNLLIKMPSCVKFKGLEYHRGLMLYRFSAPRVMAMAETGMAAAPGRGIIKTVRTFFPETWVWKLAEVGDSAQTDLPLTVPDTITTWKTEAFCLSPQGFGLAPQNEITVFQPFFLELSLPYSIIRGEQFELKATVFNYQSTCMMVSVKATPSDEYTLTPLSGNEYTSCLCGSERKTLSWTMVPSVLGVVNVTVSAEAIASHASCDNEIVSVPERGRIDTVTRSLVVKAEGTEMKKINNWLLCPNDEVLKEEVELELPDNAIDGSARALVSVLGDIMGRALQNLDGLLKMPYGCGEQNMALLAPNIYILQYLRSTEQLTDDILKKAIHFLTSGYQRQLNYKHLDGSYSAFGIGDGNTWLTAFVVRSFEKAKAFIYIDPTKMDESKNWLLGRQKEDGCFAQSGKLFNNRMKGGVSDEVTLSAYITAALLEMNMSATDLPVHRSMMCLKESTNNLNNTYTTALMAYVFSLAGDLKTRDFLLQHLDSVSSQEGGLIHWSQSTDEGYGSLSVEIGSYVLLAKLSGSPTTEDLGYASRIVRWLSMQQNYYGGFSSTQDTVVALQALALYSSLVYSTKGSSTVKVNSPSGQLVFDVNQNNKLVYHEKLLKDLGGKVNLEVEGSMCASIQISLHYNIPTPTTVDIFFVEAKPECQTQKNRVTLKLSSLYRGKQQTTNMVILEVTMLSGFVPDPESVANLRQALLVGRVEENEGRVLIYITELPKDIPIHHTLTLIQEVPVQNLKPALVKIYDYYQPSDQAETEYVVTCDTK
- the LOC101069648 gene encoding alpha-2-macroglobulin-like isoform X1; its protein translation is MALPGGRTCAWTLLLCLNWVFFDGVAAGPQFMVTIPGVIEVGSTSRLCASLLQPNESLAMTAILTYNDNKMVIFERVSDKQFHQCTNFQAPEMSKSKVHNLIVTVRGAQFSLTESRKIMIKYYPLKSFVQTDKPIYLPGQTVHFRVVTLDTKLRPAKGLYDVIELLDPQQNRIGQWLNATSNGAILQLSYSLNSEVREGWYTISVWMKRNQVNKRFKVEKYVLPKFKVSLQAPNEVSVGKEELEMDVCAKYTYGQPVPGMVNIEICRRPRSYLTDQIPVLCFKEAKQTDKTGCAKFNPKMSVFTKIEAKAFHPSLHITASVEEEGTGTSLPAEKVVELSYIIGKLIFVETPKIYNEESTLEGKIKAVHHNDTPVPNMEIQLLNAKGWQDWVLLNLTTDAEGIATFSLNTTLFNGEDIRLKASEVRQDRNFLEPFFDSAHHTVSVFQPPLPFSKSVSSLVVNKKEEALSCDGEETISIRYNFVGETAGNVDVIYLIMSRGMIITQGLQMVEILKDPVTEGSISFSVKMSPEFSPALQVMAYVILPSENVIAHKADFTVTKCFLNKVSVEFSPTSAVPGEEVNMKVKALPNSLCGVSAIDQSVLILEPGETMTADKIFNLLPVSTVSGIPYEIEDSEPCLHVRQKRYILPVPPPGEANDAHSVFQSLGLKVATNLLIKMPSCVKFKGLEYHRGLMLYRFSAPRVMAMAETGMAAAPGRGIIKTVRTFFPETWVWKLAEVGDSAQTDLPLTVPDTITTWKTEAFCLSPQGFGLAPQNEITVFQPFFLELSLPYSIIRGEQFELKATVFNYQSTCMMVSVKATPSDEYTLTPLSGNEYTSCLCGSERKTLSWTMVPSVLGVVNVTVSAEAIASHASCDNEIVSVPERGRIDTVTRSLVVKAEGTEMKKINNWLLCPNDEVLKEEVELELPDNAIDGSARALVSVLGDIMGRALQNLDGLLKMPYGCGEQNMALLAPNIYILQYLRSTEQLTDDILKKAIHFLTSGYQRQLNYKHLDGSYSAFGIGDGNTWLTAFVVRSFEKAKAFIYIDPTKMDESKNWLLGRQKEDGCFAQSGKLFNNRMKGGVSDEVTLSAYITAALLEMNMSATDLPVHRSMMCLKESTNNLNNTYTTALMAYVFSLAGDLKTRDFLLQHLDSVSSQEGGLIHWSQSTDEGYGSLSVEIGSYVLLAKLSGSPTTEDLGYASRIVRWLSMQQNYYGGFSSTQDTVVALQALALYSSLVYSTKGSSTVKVNSPSGQLVFDVNQNNKLVYHEKLLKDLGGKVNLEVEGSMCASIQISLHYNIPTPTTVDIFFVEAKPECQTQKNRVTLKLSSLYRGKQQTTNMVILEVTMLSGFVPDPESVANLRQALLVGRVEENEGRVLIYITELPKDIPIHHTLTLIQEVPVQNLKPALVKIYDYYQPSDQAETEYVVTCDVD